The Balearica regulorum gibbericeps isolate bBalReg1 chromosome 27, bBalReg1.pri, whole genome shotgun sequence genome contains a region encoding:
- the LOC142598307 gene encoding interleukin-36 receptor antagonist protein-like encodes MSHTSRPAFSRAQGPRGQREQSQACSHPAGGMAELSAGPGDAAESVVDPDMVALFEEFLGEETLSEGASLETQSLAKPYHYVVRDTQQKGLYLHNGQLVATSLQGANAAQEEPISVVPNRHLERRRCPLFVGIRGGSQALSCGTGPEPQLKLEEVGLLELFSREDKATPYTFYKTFSGSTHTFEAAAFPGHFLSTAPEPGEALRLGTPPAITNFYLRRK; translated from the exons ATGTCTCACACGTCCAGACCTGCCTTCAG cagggcccAGGGTCCCAGGGGACAGCGGGAGCAGTCCCAGGCTTGCAGTCACCCAGCGGGTGGCATGGCGGAGCTGAGCGCGGGGCCTGGGGACGCGGCGGAGTCTGTCGTCGACCCTGACATGGTGGCCTTGTTCGAGGAGTTCCTGGGGGAAG AGACCCTGTCTGAGGGGGCCTCCTTGGAGACGCAGTCCCTGGCGAAGCCCTACCACTACGTGGTGCGGGACACGCAGCAGAAGGGGCTCTACCTGCACAACGGGCAGCTGGTGGCCACCAGCCTGCAGGGTGCCAACGCCGCCCAGGAAG AACCCATCAGCGTGGTGCCCAACCGACACCTGGAGCGCCGGCGTTGTCCCCTCTTCGTGGGCATCCGTGGTGGCAGCCAGGCCCTCTCCTGCGGCACCGGCCCCGAGCCCCAGCTGAAGCTGGAG GAGgtggggctgctggagctgttCTCGCGGGAGGACAAGGCCACCCCCTACACCTTCTACAAGACCTTCAGTGGCTCCACACACACCTTCGAGGCCGCTGCCTTCCCCGGGCACTTCCTCAGCACCGCGCCGGAGCCGGGGGAGGCGCTGCGCCTGGGCACCCCACCCGCCATCACCAACTTCTACCTGCGCCGCAAGTGA
- the LOC142598306 gene encoding uncharacterized protein LOC142598306 isoform X1 has protein sequence MACQPALTLALLFLCAEAEGFALCHTPALQTTVFQYRIWDVNQKSLYLRNDQLVAGHLQGANAALEEKVFWVPNRAFEPARLPVILGIQNGTRCLASPPASQPTLQLQPAAGDVAAPVPATGRRHQRAAPRRHGLGRLHLLPLLQGRAVALRVGRQPRLVPLHLGTRPPAPGALPAPRCHPPPRLLLPALLNPLVPGDGDILTPGMGTSPPPPDRGIPWE, from the exons ATGGCCTGCCAGCCCGCGCTCACCCTcgccctcctcttcctctgcgCAGAGGCCGAAGGCTTCGCCCTCTGCCACACGCCCGCCCTGCAGACCACGGTCTTCCAGTATCG GATTTGGGACGTCAACCAGAAGTCGCTTTACCTGCGCAATGACCAGCTGGTGGCCGGGCACCTGCAAGGGGCCAACGCTGCCCTCGAAG AGAAGGTGTTCTGGGTGCCCAACCGTGCCTTCGAGCCCGCCCGGCTGCCCGTCATCCTGGGCATCCAGAATGGCACCCGCTGCCTGGCCAGCCCCCCCGCCAGCCAGCccaccctgcagctgcag CCGGCTGCCGGTGACGTTGCGGCGCCGGTGCCCGCCACAGGACGCCGACATCAGAGAGCTGCCCCGCGCCGGCACGGCCTCGGCCGCCTTCACCTTCTTCCGCTCCTACAAGGACGGGCTGTGGCGCTTCGAGTCGGCCGCCAACCCCGGCTGGTTCCTCTGCACCTCGGCACGCGGCCACCAGCCCCTGGGGCTCTCCCGGCACCCCGATGCCACCCACCTCCTCGACTTCtacttccagctctgctgaacCCCCTGGTCCCCGGGGACGGTGACATCCTCAccccggggatggggacatcccccccccccccggaccgTGGTATCCCCTGGGAATAA
- the LOC142598306 gene encoding uncharacterized protein LOC142598306 isoform X3, whose product MEAEGFALCHTPALQTTVFQYRIWDVNQKSLYLRNDQLVAGHLQGANAALEEKVFWVPNRAFEPARLPVILGIQNGTRCLASPPASQPTLQLQPAAGDVAAPVPATGRRHQRAAPRRHGLGRLHLLPLLQGRAVALRVGRQPRLVPLHLGTRPPAPGALPAPRCHPPPRLLLPALLNPLVPGDGDILTPGMGTSPPPPDRGIPWE is encoded by the exons ATGG AGGCCGAAGGCTTCGCCCTCTGCCACACGCCCGCCCTGCAGACCACGGTCTTCCAGTATCG GATTTGGGACGTCAACCAGAAGTCGCTTTACCTGCGCAATGACCAGCTGGTGGCCGGGCACCTGCAAGGGGCCAACGCTGCCCTCGAAG AGAAGGTGTTCTGGGTGCCCAACCGTGCCTTCGAGCCCGCCCGGCTGCCCGTCATCCTGGGCATCCAGAATGGCACCCGCTGCCTGGCCAGCCCCCCCGCCAGCCAGCccaccctgcagctgcag CCGGCTGCCGGTGACGTTGCGGCGCCGGTGCCCGCCACAGGACGCCGACATCAGAGAGCTGCCCCGCGCCGGCACGGCCTCGGCCGCCTTCACCTTCTTCCGCTCCTACAAGGACGGGCTGTGGCGCTTCGAGTCGGCCGCCAACCCCGGCTGGTTCCTCTGCACCTCGGCACGCGGCCACCAGCCCCTGGGGCTCTCCCGGCACCCCGATGCCACCCACCTCCTCGACTTCtacttccagctctgctgaacCCCCTGGTCCCCGGGGACGGTGACATCCTCAccccggggatggggacatcccccccccccccggaccgTGGTATCCCCTGGGAATAA
- the LOC142598306 gene encoding interleukin-36 receptor antagonist protein-like isoform X2 — MACQPALTLALLFLCAEAEGFALCHTPALQTTVFQYRIWDVNQKSLYLRNDQLVAGHLQGANAALEEKVFWVPNRAFEPARLPVILGIQNGTRCLASPPASQPTLQLQDADIRELPRAGTASAAFTFFRSYKDGLWRFESAANPGWFLCTSARGHQPLGLSRHPDATHLLDFYFQLC; from the exons ATGGCCTGCCAGCCCGCGCTCACCCTcgccctcctcttcctctgcgCAGAGGCCGAAGGCTTCGCCCTCTGCCACACGCCCGCCCTGCAGACCACGGTCTTCCAGTATCG GATTTGGGACGTCAACCAGAAGTCGCTTTACCTGCGCAATGACCAGCTGGTGGCCGGGCACCTGCAAGGGGCCAACGCTGCCCTCGAAG AGAAGGTGTTCTGGGTGCCCAACCGTGCCTTCGAGCCCGCCCGGCTGCCCGTCATCCTGGGCATCCAGAATGGCACCCGCTGCCTGGCCAGCCCCCCCGCCAGCCAGCccaccctgcagctgcag GACGCCGACATCAGAGAGCTGCCCCGCGCCGGCACGGCCTCGGCCGCCTTCACCTTCTTCCGCTCCTACAAGGACGGGCTGTGGCGCTTCGAGTCGGCCGCCAACCCCGGCTGGTTCCTCTGCACCTCGGCACGCGGCCACCAGCCCCTGGGGCTCTCCCGGCACCCCGATGCCACCCACCTCCTCGACTTCtacttccagctctgctga